The Coccinella septempunctata chromosome 9, icCocSept1.1, whole genome shotgun sequence genomic interval GGAAGAGGTAATTTATTAGTTTACTGTTTACATCCATTTCCCAATTTACTTCTTTTGTGTATTATTATGGTTCCTAAGAAAGCATTATATATGTTTCAGTATAAAAAGAGAGGCATTTGTAAAAGTGTGCGAAGAAATAGTACAGCTCTTTCCCAATGAAGTGACTGAAACATATTACATACCGTATGTTTCATCCAAACATGGATTAAGAAAACAAGCAGCAAGGGGGAAGTTATGGTCTCGTTACCAAAATGTAAGGGCTCTTTTAAGAATGACGTCtgatccaaaaaaaattgaatctgaAGTTGAGGGAGAAAGAGAAGATTCagatgaattgaaaaatgatttgataTTCTTGGAGAGTGCAGTGGAACCTTTTGTTAGAATTTTGGAATCATGGGAAAGAACTTTTGATTACAGACAAAATCTTTTCAAAGAACCAAGCTTTGAAATCGATAAAATTTTTAATAAGTTCCCATGTTCAAAAATGCCTTATGCCTTAGAATTGGTGAGTTAGCCTTAAAACTTTTTGTGTTTTTAACTAAGTAAATTTATAAACACTGCTTATTATCCTTCTCATCTTTCTCTTATTCATCGTTAGTTAATAtaacaattaaaatattttattaatttcagtTTGAAGCAGACTTCAATCGGATATACCCTGAGAAAATTGATATTGTTCATTCAGAGGGCCCAAAAATATGTAGGGCAATCATTAAAGAAAGTGAAGAACGTAAGGTTTCACCATTCAAAGAAGATATAGAAGAtacaaataaaaaagctctttTTCTATTGCCATACATGTTTTCACCAGTAACCATCAAAAAAGGAAAGTCTAACTCTGGAATATATAGACCTACAAGAAAGGAAGTACAGGAAAGCTTTTTTGTACAAGCTGAGGTAAGAACAAAATGTAGTTTGGTCATACAATATGCAATTCATTCATTTGTTTCAGAATTTTGAAGAAATAGAAGATCTCATCTCCAAGAGATCAAAGTTGTTGGATCCTTTAGAAATACCAATTCAACCGTTTATGGCAGAGGTAGGGaatcattttttcatttacttcTACGGAATGCAATATAAACTTGATTCGAGTTTGAGAAGTTTGGAGCTTTTATATAAAATCTACCACTCTCTTAACTTGGAGTACCCAGCCGAGTCAAAACATGTATGGCAAGTTATTCAAGATGCAATATTCAAAATGCCTATCAGTGGAAAGAGCAGCAACGTCGTTACCTTCCTTAATGATCTCAAAGTTCATACAGTATAATTTCAAATCTAAGTACTGATCTTAGTTTCAACGCAAAATAGTCATTTCCAGAGTTATATTATCTTCATTGCATTAATTAATTTGCACTAACAACGTGTCTTTATTTCATATTCATAAGGTACTTGGTTTTAAAAAATGCCTATATGTTTCAAATGTCAGTTAgactataaaaatttaaaaggtttGGTCAACCATCTCATAATAATCCACAAATGTAAAGATGCATTTCAATGTGGTGAACAGAACTGTAATAGAACCTATCAGACTATACATTCTTTTAGacagcattttttcaaaaaacatagCTGTAAGCCCATTTCATATTCGCCTAGATGTGAACAaatttcttcattgaatttatCACCTTTGATAGATGCCAATGATCAATATTCACAAAGAATTATCCACAGTCcagaaatggaagaaaaaaatatttctaaaccagattttttcaaaaatttttgtgtgcGCATGGATGGAAATATGTCGTTGTTTTTAGCAAATTTTTATGCAGATAAAACCTTATGTAG includes:
- the LOC123320983 gene encoding uncharacterized protein LOC123320983, which encodes MTSDPKKIESEVEGEREDSDELKNDLIFLESAVEPFVRILESWERTFDYRQNLFKEPSFEIDKIFNKFPCSKMPYALELFEADFNRIYPEKIDIVHSEGPKICRAIIKESEERKVSPFKEDIEDTNKKALFLLPYMFSPVTIKKGKSNSGIYRPTRKEVQESFFVQAENFEEIEDLISKRSKLLDPLEIPIQPFMAEVGNHFFIYFYGMQYKLDSSLRSLELLYKIYHSLNLEYPAESKHVWQVIQDAIFKMPISGKSSNVVTFLNDLKVHTV